A stretch of Nonomuraea africana DNA encodes these proteins:
- a CDS encoding tannase/feruloyl esterase family alpha/beta hydrolase: MDTSWALKDGRIDQTLLTNFADRSQHELALVGKQVIAAVYGKAASYSYWNGCSTGGRQGFMEAQRYPNDFDGILANAPGINWNQFEIATLWPQVVMNERKTYPTSCEFGAFNAAALRACDGRDGLRDGLRDGLVSGACDYDPRRLIGKKIVCDGKEVTITAADAAVVGAIWDGPRTRSGKRLWYGLPVGASFDFLAASAPDESGAVHGVPFLVPAAWAATFVKKNPEYDTSKLTYSKFEELFRQARTAYDDVIGTRDADLSAFRDAGGKLLTWHGTRDQLIPTEGTVDYRRRVERATGGDVDDFFRLFLAPGTEHCGLSGGQADDLAALIAWVEHGRPPATLSATLTTASGERVHRNLCRYPLVSRSVGQTRGFRCVPAGRMTHPA; encoded by the coding sequence ATCGACACCAGCTGGGCGCTGAAGGACGGCCGGATCGACCAGACACTGCTGACGAACTTCGCCGACCGGTCCCAACATGAACTGGCGCTCGTCGGCAAGCAGGTCATCGCCGCCGTCTATGGCAAGGCCGCGTCTTACTCCTACTGGAACGGCTGCTCAACCGGCGGCCGCCAGGGCTTCATGGAGGCCCAGCGCTACCCGAATGACTTCGACGGGATCCTCGCCAACGCGCCCGGCATCAACTGGAACCAGTTCGAGATCGCCACGCTCTGGCCGCAGGTGGTGATGAATGAGCGTAAGACCTACCCGACGTCGTGCGAGTTCGGCGCCTTCAACGCGGCGGCGCTGCGGGCCTGCGACGGCCGCGACGGCCTCCGCGACGGCCTCCGCGACGGCCTCGTCAGCGGTGCCTGCGATTACGACCCGCGCAGACTGATCGGTAAGAAGATCGTGTGCGACGGCAAAGAGGTCACGATCACTGCGGCGGACGCGGCCGTGGTCGGCGCGATCTGGGACGGACCGCGCACTCGAAGCGGCAAGCGTCTCTGGTACGGGCTGCCGGTCGGCGCGTCCTTTGACTTTCTCGCCGCGAGCGCGCCGGACGAGTCCGGCGCCGTTCACGGTGTTCCGTTCCTCGTCCCCGCAGCCTGGGCCGCGACCTTCGTGAAGAAGAACCCGGAGTACGACACATCCAAGCTCACCTACTCGAAGTTCGAAGAGCTCTTTCGGCAGGCCCGAACCGCTTACGACGATGTCATCGGCACCCGTGACGCCGACCTGTCGGCGTTCCGCGACGCCGGCGGCAAGCTCCTCACCTGGCACGGCACCCGCGACCAGCTGATTCCCACGGAGGGCACGGTCGATTACCGGCGGCGTGTGGAGCGCGCGACCGGAGGTGACGTCGATGACTTCTTCCGGCTGTTCCTGGCGCCGGGTACCGAGCACTGCGGCCTGAGCGGGGGCCAGGCCGACGATCTCGCCGCGCTGATCGCCTGGGTGGAGCACGGCCGGCCTCCGGCCACTCTCTCCGCCACCCTGACGACCGCATCCGGCGAGCGAGTTCACCGCAACCTGTGCCGCTACCCGCTGGTTTCCCGCTCTGTGGGCCAGACCAGGGGATTCCGTTGTGTCCCGGCCGGGCGGATGACCCACCCGGCCTGA
- a CDS encoding tannase/feruloyl esterase family alpha/beta hydrolase: protein MKRRFLLIATAAVAAATAVYAPVSAASLTVSTPSECSPIPVEAPAGAEVESVTAVSRPAGTFQVPGVPPLGGFPVPDVPARCEVTVTLTHGGDHARVRVWLPDTGWNGRFQAAGGSAYAAGDNGAALSTGVKQGYAMATTDAGVGDASTPAGR, encoded by the coding sequence ATGAAACGAAGGTTCCTGCTGATCGCGACGGCCGCCGTAGCGGCCGCGACCGCCGTCTATGCACCGGTCAGCGCCGCGAGCCTCACCGTGTCCACCCCGTCCGAATGCTCCCCCATCCCTGTCGAAGCCCCGGCCGGCGCGGAGGTGGAGTCGGTGACCGCGGTGAGCCGGCCGGCGGGCACGTTTCAAGTGCCCGGGGTGCCGCCCCTCGGCGGTTTCCCGGTGCCGGACGTTCCCGCGCGCTGCGAGGTGACCGTCACCCTCACCCACGGGGGCGATCACGCCAGGGTTCGGGTCTGGCTGCCGGACACCGGGTGGAATGGCCGCTTCCAGGCTGCGGGCGGCAGCGCTTATGCCGCGGGTGACAACGGCGCGGCCCTGTCCACGGGTGTCAAGCAGGGTTATGCGATGGCCACTACGGACGCGGGGGTCGGCGACGCATCGACACCAGCTGGGCGCTGA
- a CDS encoding alpha/beta fold hydrolase, with translation MNTRYRRLFAVAAATVVAVGVFPVAAMADSAGRTPKPTIVLEHGAFADGSSWNRVIAGLRRDGYPVVAAANPLRSVASDAAALRGLIAHIDGPVILVGHSYGGSVISAAGTGNSKVKALVYVAAFLPESGESALGLSTKFPGSTLPDALETVNGPDGPDLYIRQDAFHHQFAADVPARQAALMAASQRPVAQSALEEKAPAPAWREKPSWDVITTKDLNIPAAAQRFMARRANAHITEVAASHAVAVSHPGVVIDVIEAAARATR, from the coding sequence ATGAACACCCGGTACAGACGACTTTTCGCCGTGGCCGCCGCGACGGTCGTTGCCGTCGGCGTTTTTCCCGTCGCCGCCATGGCAGACTCGGCCGGCCGGACGCCGAAGCCGACCATCGTCCTGGAACACGGCGCATTCGCCGACGGCTCCAGCTGGAACCGCGTCATCGCCGGCCTGCGCCGCGACGGCTACCCGGTGGTTGCCGCCGCCAACCCACTGCGCAGCGTCGCCTCCGATGCCGCCGCGCTGCGCGGCTTGATTGCCCACATCGACGGGCCCGTCATCCTCGTCGGTCACTCGTACGGCGGCAGCGTCATCAGCGCGGCTGGCACCGGAAACAGCAAGGTCAAGGCCCTCGTCTACGTGGCGGCCTTCCTGCCGGAATCCGGCGAAAGCGCACTCGGCTTGAGCACCAAATTCCCCGGTTCAACCCTGCCCGACGCCCTTGAGACGGTTAACGGTCCCGATGGCCCCGACCTGTACATCCGGCAGGATGCCTTCCACCACCAGTTCGCGGCTGACGTCCCTGCCCGTCAGGCAGCGCTGATGGCCGCATCCCAACGCCCGGTCGCGCAGTCCGCGCTGGAGGAGAAGGCACCGGCCCCTGCCTGGCGGGAGAAGCCGAGCTGGGACGTCATCACCACCAAGGACCTCAACATCCCCGCGGCCGCCCAGCGGTTCATGGCTCGACGGGCCAACGCCCACATCACCGAGGTCGCCGCGTCCCACGCGGTCGCCGTCTCGCACCCCGGCGTCGTCATCGACGTCATCGAAGCCGCTGCCCGCGCAACCCGCTGA
- a CDS encoding VOC family protein, with amino-acid sequence MDWKLEVVIVPVSDVDRAKAFYTETLGFRLDADFPVRDGYRVIQVTPPGSACSIIFGDGLTPTAPGTYLGPHLIVTDLEATLKDLAARGVTASGPFRDESGVFHHPGDAERVPGFHPERASYGSFASFHDPDGNQWFLQEVTQRAPGR; translated from the coding sequence ATGGACTGGAAACTCGAGGTCGTCATCGTGCCGGTGTCCGACGTGGACCGCGCGAAGGCCTTCTACACCGAAACGCTCGGATTCCGGCTCGACGCGGACTTCCCCGTCCGCGACGGCTACCGCGTCATCCAGGTGACCCCGCCGGGCTCGGCTTGCTCGATCATCTTCGGTGACGGGCTGACCCCGACGGCTCCGGGCACCTACCTGGGCCCGCATCTGATCGTCACCGACCTCGAAGCCACCCTCAAGGACCTCGCCGCCCGTGGTGTGACGGCGAGCGGGCCGTTCCGCGACGAGTCAGGGGTCTTCCACCACCCCGGCGACGCCGAACGGGTGCCCGGGTTCCATCCCGAGCGTGCCAGTTACGGCTCGTTCGCCTCCTTCCATGACCCCGACGGGAACCAGTGGTTCCTCCAGGAGGTCACCCAGCGCGCTCCCGGCCGCTAG
- a CDS encoding NAD(P)/FAD-dependent oxidoreductase yields the protein MRIFDVVVIGAGPVGENVADRTAAAGLSTVIVEAELVGGECSYWACEPSKALLRPVLLHAEAGGMPGINPGPLDVEAVLRHRDRMSSGWNDQPQVQWLEQAGITLIRGHGRLSGPRTVDVTGADGAILRLSARHAVAICTGTRAAIPPLPDLAALRPWTSREATTATRVPPRLAIIGGGVVAVEMATAWQALGSRVTLVVRESGLLPRMERFAAGLVTDELRASGVDLRFDTTLTAATRATDIRLVLSDGEVLHTDELLLATGRAPRTDDLGLETVGLRPGTWLSSDDTYTVPGIPGNWLYAVGDVNQRALLTHQGKYQARIAGTVITDRARNHPLDRSQWSRHTGTADHAAVPQVLFTDPEIASVGLTTDDAARLGRDVDIVDYDLGGVAGAHQHSPGYRGRARILLDPARGTVLGATFAGRGVAELLQSATFAITGEIPLDRLWHAVPAFPTLSEVWLRLLETYRDTPASLRSGR from the coding sequence GTGCGCATTTTCGACGTCGTCGTCATCGGTGCCGGACCGGTTGGTGAGAATGTTGCCGACCGGACGGCCGCCGCCGGGTTGAGCACCGTCATCGTGGAAGCCGAACTGGTCGGCGGAGAATGCTCCTACTGGGCCTGCGAACCCAGCAAGGCGCTGCTACGGCCGGTACTGCTGCACGCCGAGGCAGGTGGCATGCCCGGCATCAACCCTGGCCCGCTGGACGTCGAGGCCGTCCTGCGGCATCGCGATCGAATGTCCAGCGGCTGGAACGACCAGCCCCAGGTGCAATGGCTGGAGCAGGCGGGCATCACCCTGATCCGCGGGCACGGACGGCTGTCCGGGCCACGGACCGTGGATGTGACCGGTGCCGACGGCGCCATCCTGCGACTGTCCGCCCGGCACGCCGTGGCCATCTGCACCGGAACCCGGGCCGCCATCCCACCGCTGCCGGACCTCGCCGCCCTGCGTCCCTGGACCAGCCGCGAAGCCACCACCGCCACCCGGGTCCCGCCACGGCTGGCCATCATCGGCGGGGGCGTCGTCGCAGTTGAGATGGCCACTGCCTGGCAGGCCCTCGGCTCGCGTGTCACCCTCGTCGTCCGGGAATCCGGGCTGCTTCCCCGGATGGAACGTTTCGCCGCCGGCCTGGTCACCGACGAGCTCCGCGCCTCGGGCGTCGACCTGCGGTTCGACACAACCCTCACCGCCGCAACCCGCGCCACGGACATCCGCCTCGTATTGTCCGACGGAGAGGTGCTCCACACCGACGAACTCCTGCTGGCGACCGGCCGCGCCCCGCGCACTGACGACCTCGGCCTGGAGACCGTCGGCCTGCGCCCCGGCACCTGGCTGTCGAGCGACGACACCTACACTGTGCCCGGCATCCCCGGCAATTGGCTTTACGCCGTCGGGGACGTCAACCAGCGCGCCCTCCTCACCCACCAAGGCAAGTACCAAGCGAGGATCGCCGGCACGGTCATCACCGACCGCGCCCGCAACCACCCCCTTGACCGCAGCCAGTGGAGCCGCCACACCGGAACCGCCGACCACGCCGCCGTCCCGCAGGTCCTCTTCACCGACCCCGAAATCGCCTCCGTCGGTCTCACCACCGACGACGCCGCACGCCTGGGCCGCGATGTCGACATCGTCGACTACGACCTCGGCGGCGTCGCCGGCGCTCATCAGCACAGCCCCGGATATCGGGGCCGCGCCCGCATCCTCCTCGACCCCGCACGCGGCACCGTCCTCGGCGCGACCTTCGCCGGTCGGGGAGTCGCTGAACTTCTCCAGTCTGCGACATTCGCGATCACCGGCGAGATCCCACTTGACCGCCTCTGGCACGCCGTCCCGGCCTTTCCCACGCTCAGCGAGGTCTGGCTCCGGCTCCTCGAAACCTACCGGGACACTCCCGCATCCCTGCGTAGTGGGCGCTGA
- a CDS encoding alpha/beta fold hydrolase, whose product MNSSTTHADPLSPGTHTYIVAGLVQRYHVHGRGPVCVAHSGGPGIFWDYMRMPALEEHLTMVYIEPIGTAKDNHLPSHPHGYTRERYSSLLRELITRLGVPKAHLLGHSHGAFVAAYHALYCSEQLAGVVLYEGAPVTGPEHGAEAGRMVEAFAAKHAHHPGLPGVLAAFGAMSGICNDEQAEAVAKGVLPSYFADFWGNEERYGPLRGAIRATYISGLEEDLVPDTVDDRAALKDLRVPALVIVGRHDVICGVRWGLELAELIPDSRLLILENSGHLGHVEEPELFADAVRRFVAETAVPQDGAVEDSTGQAPR is encoded by the coding sequence ATGAACTCATCGACGACGCACGCCGATCCGCTCTCCCCAGGCACCCATACCTACATCGTGGCCGGTCTTGTCCAGCGGTATCACGTCCACGGGCGAGGCCCCGTGTGCGTGGCCCACTCCGGGGGGCCCGGCATCTTCTGGGACTACATGCGGATGCCGGCCCTTGAAGAACACCTGACCATGGTGTACATCGAGCCCATCGGCACCGCCAAGGACAATCACCTGCCCTCGCACCCGCACGGGTACACACGGGAGCGCTACAGCAGTCTCTTGAGAGAGCTCATCACCCGGCTCGGTGTCCCGAAGGCGCATCTGCTGGGGCACTCGCATGGTGCCTTCGTCGCCGCCTACCACGCCCTGTACTGCTCCGAGCAGTTGGCAGGCGTTGTGCTGTATGAGGGCGCTCCCGTCACCGGCCCGGAACATGGCGCCGAGGCGGGTCGCATGGTGGAGGCATTCGCAGCGAAGCACGCCCACCACCCAGGGCTGCCCGGTGTGCTGGCCGCATTCGGGGCGATGTCGGGCATCTGCAACGACGAGCAAGCCGAGGCGGTCGCCAAGGGCGTGCTGCCGTCGTACTTCGCCGACTTCTGGGGCAACGAGGAACGGTACGGCCCGCTCCGGGGCGCGATTCGGGCCACGTACATTTCCGGTTTGGAGGAGGATCTCGTTCCCGATACCGTCGATGATCGCGCTGCTCTCAAGGACCTGAGGGTGCCGGCACTGGTGATCGTGGGCAGGCACGACGTGATCTGCGGTGTGCGCTGGGGGCTTGAACTGGCCGAGCTGATCCCCGATTCACGCCTGCTGATTCTGGAGAACAGCGGCCATCTGGGGCATGTGGAGGAGCCCGAGCTGTTCGCCGACGCGGTCCGCCGATTTGTCGCGGAGACTGCGGTCCCCCAGGATGGGGCGGTGGAGGACAGCACCGGACAGGCACCGAGGTGA
- a CDS encoding IS5 family transposase, producing MWKFRTGTAWRDVPEQYGPWATLHTRFRRWALDGTFERILQAAQARVDEAGDIDWLVSVDSTVVRAHQHAAGARKGAPQPRTRTLPRWADQQNSPGLRCPGASARFHPSRAGNTDDCTQFTAAMDAIRVPRPGPGRPRIRPDHVIGDKSYSSKTIRAWLRRRGVGHTIPEWSDQIRNRRRRGHRDGRPPGLRQAALQTAQRRRTLLQPLETVARDRHPPRQDRRVLPSRCHPRITPYVG from the coding sequence GTGTGGAAGTTCCGTACCGGGACCGCTTGGCGTGACGTGCCCGAGCAGTACGGCCCGTGGGCCACGCTGCACACCCGCTTTCGTCGATGGGCTCTGGACGGCACGTTCGAGCGGATACTCCAGGCTGCCCAGGCGAGGGTGGACGAGGCTGGGGACATCGACTGGCTCGTGTCGGTCGACTCCACCGTCGTCCGCGCCCACCAACATGCTGCGGGGGCCCGAAAAGGGGCCCCGCAGCCCCGCACTCGGACGCTCCCGAGGTGGGCTGACCAGCAAAATTCACCTGGCCTGCGATGCCCTGGGGCGTCCGCTCGCTTCCACCCCTCACGGGCGGGGAACACCGACGACTGCACGCAGTTCACCGCCGCGATGGACGCGATACGGGTGCCCCGCCCCGGTCCGGGAAGGCCGCGCATCCGTCCCGACCACGTCATCGGCGACAAGAGCTACAGCTCCAAAACGATCCGGGCCTGGCTCAGGCGGCGGGGCGTCGGCCACACCATTCCGGAATGGTCCGACCAGATCCGCAACCGGCGCCGGCGCGGCCACCGCGACGGGCGCCCTCCCGGCCTTCGACAAGCAGCTCTACAAACGGCGCAACGTCGTCGAACGCTGCTTCAACCGCTTGAAACAGTGGCGAGGGATCGCCACCCTCCACGACAAGACCGCCGAGTCCTACCAAGCCGCTGTCACCCTCGCATCACTCCTTATGTGGGCTGA
- a CDS encoding dihydrofolate reductase family protein, whose protein sequence is MFDIEPQRAAGKVLFHFSMSLDGFVAGPDHAMDWLSGVTGRDGVEEEYIETTGAVLGGRNGWDRDPSARPYSEDWNGPIFILTHHPEDATHADGVTFLNCDVAEAVRIGLEAADGKNLEVLSPTIGRQLLELGLIDEIDLHIAPSLLGDGIRLFDRRPADPAATRPRLTTLCRGRCALPPRCRSVGTEAASTGPFRFGCRRGWLGGVFQMISTGGSWPVIRHHELSDAEWEFVRPLLPESLQGRKRLDGRTVLNGDRVEVPYRDRLA, encoded by the coding sequence ATGTTCGACATCGAACCGCAACGGGCCGCCGGCAAGGTCCTCTTTCACTTCAGCATGTCGCTGGACGGGTTCGTGGCGGGCCCGGACCATGCCATGGACTGGCTGAGCGGGGTCACCGGCCGCGACGGCGTGGAAGAGGAGTACATCGAGACCACCGGCGCGGTCCTGGGCGGGCGGAACGGCTGGGACCGCGACCCGAGCGCCCGACCCTACAGCGAGGACTGGAACGGCCCGATCTTCATCCTCACCCACCACCCCGAAGACGCCACGCACGCCGACGGCGTCACGTTCCTGAACTGCGACGTGGCCGAGGCAGTACGCATCGGCCTGGAGGCCGCCGACGGCAAGAACCTCGAAGTCCTCTCCCCGACGATTGGCCGCCAACTGCTCGAACTCGGCCTGATCGATGAAATCGACCTGCACATTGCACCGAGCCTGCTCGGTGATGGCATCCGGCTCTTCGACCGGCGGCCGGCCGATCCGGCTGCGACACGCCCACGGCTCACAACCCTTTGCCGAGGTCGATGTGCGCTACCACCCCGTTGCAGAAGCGTAGGAACCGAGGCGGCCTCGACCGGGCCGTTCAGGTTTGGCTGCCGCCGGGGGTGGCTGGGCGGTGTCTTTCAAATGATCTCGACTGGTGGATCATGGCCGGTGATACGTCACCATGAACTGTCGGATGCCGAGTGGGAGTTCGTCCGTCCGCTGCTGCCCGAGTCGTTGCAGGGCAGGAAGCGGTTGGACGGCCGCACGGTTCTCAACGGGGATCGTGTGGAAGTTCCGTACCGGGACCGCTTGGCGTGA
- a CDS encoding Bax inhibitor-1/YccA family membrane protein, whose amino-acid sequence MKSSNPILSRWRPGPSDSYQRDPVNTAAGDYGTSPHASPADTGRQVRSASLTMNDVITRTASTLGVVALMAVLSWLLLPVDEANLGRSYGIAVAAALIAFVLSIIQAVKPTPAPALILGYAAFEGVFLGVFSSAVSTHIAPGVVGQAVLGTFAVSAGTLIAYRMRWIRVTQRFAGFVGAATMGFLLLLIADALFSAFGAGNGLGFHSGGLGIVFGLVGIVLGAAFLALDFKQVEDAIAHGAPPKAAWLAAFGLTTTLVWIYLEVLQVLTIFKSDN is encoded by the coding sequence ATGAAGAGCAGCAACCCGATCCTCTCCCGATGGCGCCCTGGCCCATCGGACTCGTATCAGCGCGACCCGGTGAACACCGCTGCAGGCGACTACGGGACCAGCCCCCATGCCTCCCCCGCCGACACTGGTCGGCAGGTCAGGTCAGCCTCGCTGACTATGAACGACGTCATCACCCGGACCGCGTCAACCCTTGGCGTCGTGGCCCTGATGGCCGTGCTGTCCTGGCTGCTACTGCCCGTCGACGAGGCGAACCTCGGCCGCTCCTATGGAATCGCCGTGGCCGCAGCGCTCATCGCCTTTGTCTTGTCGATCATTCAGGCAGTCAAACCGACTCCGGCTCCGGCGTTGATCCTCGGGTATGCGGCATTCGAGGGTGTATTTCTCGGGGTGTTCTCCAGCGCTGTCTCGACGCACATTGCGCCGGGTGTGGTCGGTCAGGCAGTGCTTGGCACCTTCGCAGTGTCCGCAGGTACGCTCATCGCCTACCGTATGCGCTGGATCCGGGTCACTCAGCGGTTCGCGGGCTTCGTCGGCGCCGCAACGATGGGTTTCCTGCTGTTGCTGATCGCCGACGCCCTTTTCTCCGCATTCGGCGCGGGGAACGGCCTCGGTTTCCACAGCGGGGGCCTCGGTATTGTCTTCGGTCTCGTCGGCATCGTGCTCGGCGCAGCTTTCCTCGCTCTGGACTTCAAGCAGGTCGAGGATGCCATCGCCCACGGCGCGCCGCCGAAGGCGGCCTGGCTCGCCGCTTTCGGTCTCACCACGACCCTGGTGTGGATCTACCTGGAGGTGCTGCAGGTATTGACGATCTTCAAGAGCGACAATTGA
- a CDS encoding alpha/beta hydrolase, which yields MHEGQTQPGAVERSHGQDQRHFSQRWHPNRRSSVYPDTPAAGPWPALVVGHPGTGVKEQTSGTYAQLMAERGFVVLAFDAAYQGESYGLPRGLEDPAQRVEDFKAAVSYLTTLEEVAPDRIGLLGICASGSYSLAATGGDHRVRAVATVSTAEPARQFRLGADGTQDPAVFQSLLAAARGEDPGAMTMFPDTAEQAGALGGAHGIEGFEYYCTPRGEHERSAKTLAWESIDKMASSDAFHAIPLIGTRPLLQIIGERAVTAWMAIEAHQRAVGRKEIHWIKEASHIDLYDKKEYIDSAVDRLTDFFTTNLTTTAPV from the coding sequence GTGCACGAAGGACAGACGCAACCCGGAGCAGTAGAGAGGTCTCATGGCCAGGACCAACGTCACTTTTCTCAGCGGTGGCATCCGAATCGCCGCTCATCTGTATACCCCGACACCCCGGCCGCAGGTCCATGGCCGGCGCTCGTCGTAGGCCACCCCGGCACCGGAGTGAAGGAACAGACGTCTGGCACCTATGCGCAGCTGATGGCTGAGCGTGGATTCGTCGTTCTGGCCTTCGACGCCGCCTACCAAGGCGAGTCATATGGACTGCCCCGTGGTCTGGAGGATCCCGCACAACGGGTGGAGGACTTCAAAGCGGCCGTCTCCTACCTCACCACCCTTGAGGAGGTCGCACCGGATCGGATCGGTCTGCTCGGCATCTGCGCCTCCGGCAGCTACTCGCTGGCCGCCACCGGCGGCGACCATCGCGTCAGGGCTGTAGCCACTGTCTCCACGGCCGAACCCGCCCGCCAGTTCCGGCTGGGGGCCGACGGCACCCAGGATCCGGCCGTTTTTCAATCCCTGCTCGCCGCCGCACGCGGGGAGGACCCCGGCGCGATGACCATGTTCCCGGACACCGCCGAACAGGCTGGCGCGCTTGGCGGCGCACACGGTATCGAGGGCTTCGAGTACTACTGCACTCCCCGCGGCGAACACGAACGTTCGGCCAAAACCCTGGCCTGGGAGAGCATCGACAAGATGGCCTCCAGCGACGCCTTCCACGCCATTCCCCTGATTGGCACGCGGCCCCTTCTCCAGATTATCGGTGAGCGCGCCGTCACCGCCTGGATGGCTATCGAGGCGCACCAGCGCGCCGTCGGCCGCAAGGAGATCCACTGGATCAAAGAGGCGAGCCACATTGACCTCTACGACAAGAAGGAGTACATCGACTCCGCGGTCGACAGGCTCACTGACTTTTTCACCACCAACCTGACCACGACGGCGCCGGTCTAA
- a CDS encoding cupin domain-containing protein, translated as MSDFPSPLPASQDRRFVLGQHLSLTILTSGEETGGRHDISDVTLPPGAGTPLHLHTGYEERLWIVEGALTVWSGADTYTLRPGDFYRVPMNTPHTIKAGSHGARTLTITSPARFAELIRRTGTPAHLATADTEWDLKLFQAVTEEFGDVILGPPGATPASLGPDWQG; from the coding sequence ATGAGCGACTTCCCCTCCCCACTGCCCGCTTCCCAGGACCGCCGGTTCGTCCTTGGACAGCACCTGAGTCTCACGATTCTCACGTCCGGGGAGGAGACCGGCGGGCGTCACGACATCTCCGACGTCACCCTGCCGCCCGGTGCGGGCACACCACTGCACCTACACACCGGCTACGAAGAACGTCTCTGGATCGTCGAGGGCGCGCTGACCGTGTGGTCGGGAGCTGACACCTACACCTTGCGCCCGGGCGACTTCTACCGCGTCCCGATGAATACACCGCACACCATCAAGGCAGGTTCGCACGGGGCGCGTACCCTGACGATCACCTCTCCCGCCCGATTCGCCGAGCTCATCCGCCGCACCGGGACACCCGCTCATCTGGCCACAGCCGACACCGAGTGGGACCTCAAGCTGTTCCAGGCCGTGACCGAGGAGTTCGGGGATGTCATCCTCGGCCCGCCCGGCGCCACACCCGCGAGCCTGGGTCCGGACTGGCAGGGGTGA